The following proteins are co-located in the Micromonospora coriariae genome:
- a CDS encoding glycoside hydrolase family 1 protein: protein MTSTRDVADGRSAPAPPGSDFPADFLWGAATAAHQVEGGNVNNDWWDFEHAPGTAARQSSHDGIDHLHRYAEDFALLRSLGHNAHRLSLEWSRIEPAPGEFSRSALAHYRRVLTTLASVGLTGFVTLHHFTLPRWFAARGGWLAPDAVELFVRYCNRVVAELGDLMPFVCTINEPQMIALHGYLEGYHPPGMTNPILWKRVGRVLLEAHHATVRAVRDEGARSRVGLAVQLPLLEPARDDDSCVAFCRALRTEIVDLYLDGLTGPDRGDFLGVQYYRRQWVDPAVPTLFAEPPAGAQLTQMGWEVHPDGLRQQLHRAAAAGLPLYVTENGIATEDDHERVDYLETHLAALAQARSEGVDVRGYLHWSAFDNFEWAEGYRPKFGLIAVDHDHDLRRTPKPSAHAFARVATTGRLDALRHGIAVQA from the coding sequence CTGACCAGCACCCGAGACGTCGCCGACGGTCGCAGCGCGCCGGCTCCGCCGGGGTCCGATTTCCCGGCGGACTTCCTCTGGGGCGCCGCGACAGCTGCCCATCAGGTCGAGGGTGGCAACGTCAACAACGACTGGTGGGACTTCGAACACGCGCCCGGTACCGCCGCGCGACAGTCGTCCCACGACGGCATCGACCACCTGCACCGGTATGCCGAGGACTTCGCGCTGCTGAGGTCGTTGGGTCACAACGCCCACCGCCTGTCGCTGGAGTGGTCCCGTATCGAACCCGCACCGGGAGAGTTCAGCCGCAGCGCCCTCGCCCACTACCGCCGGGTCCTGACCACGCTCGCCAGCGTCGGCTTGACCGGGTTCGTCACCCTGCACCACTTCACCCTGCCGCGCTGGTTCGCCGCGCGCGGTGGCTGGCTCGCTCCTGATGCCGTCGAGCTGTTCGTCCGATACTGCAACCGGGTCGTCGCGGAGCTGGGCGACCTGATGCCCTTCGTCTGCACGATCAACGAACCGCAGATGATCGCCCTGCACGGCTACCTGGAGGGCTACCACCCGCCGGGGATGACCAACCCGATCCTGTGGAAACGGGTGGGCAGGGTGCTCCTGGAGGCGCACCACGCAACGGTACGGGCCGTCCGCGATGAAGGAGCCCGGTCCAGGGTGGGCCTCGCCGTGCAGCTGCCGCTGCTGGAGCCGGCTCGCGACGACGACAGCTGTGTCGCGTTCTGCCGCGCTCTGCGGACCGAGATCGTCGACCTGTACCTCGACGGGCTCACCGGGCCCGACCGTGGAGACTTCCTCGGCGTCCAGTACTACCGCCGGCAATGGGTCGATCCCGCCGTGCCAACACTGTTCGCCGAACCACCGGCCGGCGCCCAACTGACCCAGATGGGCTGGGAGGTCCATCCGGACGGACTGCGTCAACAACTGCACCGTGCAGCCGCCGCCGGCCTTCCGCTGTACGTCACGGAGAACGGCATCGCCACCGAAGACGATCACGAACGGGTCGACTACCTCGAAACGCATCTGGCCGCGCTCGCGCAGGCCCGATCGGAAGGAGTCGACGTTCGCGGCTACCTGCACTGGTCCGCCTTCGACAACTTCGAATGGGCCGAGGGATACCGCCCCAAGTTCGGACTGATCGCGGTCGACCACGACCACGACCTGCGCAGAACTCCGAAACCAAGTGCCCATGCCTTCGCTCGGGTTGCCACGACGGGCAGGCTCGACGCGTTACGCCACGGCATCGCCGTCCAGGCGTGA
- a CDS encoding PadR family transcriptional regulator: MSVPLTLLGLLDREPSHGYDLKREYDTYFGRGKPLPFGQVYSTLSRLARDGKVVISEVGPGEGPDRKRYIITDLGATEVEQWLTQPVEPEPHLQTVLFAKVVLALMLDRPADEYLDTQRHAHLQRMRELTEIKRTGSLVDALLADHGLYHLEADLRWIEMTGARLDALKKAVRP; the protein is encoded by the coding sequence ATGAGCGTTCCCCTCACCCTCCTCGGCCTGCTCGATCGGGAGCCCAGCCACGGGTACGACCTGAAGCGCGAGTACGACACCTACTTCGGCCGCGGTAAGCCGCTGCCGTTCGGGCAGGTCTACTCGACCCTCAGCCGCCTGGCGCGCGACGGCAAGGTGGTGATCAGCGAGGTCGGCCCCGGCGAAGGCCCCGACCGCAAGCGCTACATCATCACCGACCTGGGCGCGACCGAGGTCGAGCAGTGGCTGACCCAGCCGGTCGAGCCGGAACCGCACCTGCAGACCGTCCTCTTCGCCAAGGTCGTGCTCGCGCTGATGCTGGACCGCCCGGCCGACGAATACCTCGACACCCAGCGCCACGCGCACCTGCAGCGGATGCGTGAGCTCACCGAGATCAAGCGCACCGGCAGTCTCGTCGACGCGCTGTTGGCCGATCACGGTCTGTACCACCTGGAGGCGGACCTGAGGTGGATCGAGATGACCGGCGCCCGGTTGGACGCCCTGAAGAAGGCGGTACGGCCATGA
- a CDS encoding ABC transporter ATP-binding protein, whose translation MTIAIEARNVEFSFGQTPALRGASIAVDSGEIVAIMGASGSGKSTLLHCLAGILVPHSGEVLFDGARVDSMTEARRSSLRRDRFGFVFQFGQLVPELTTAENVALPLLLNGTRRAEALRKAYGWFERLGLEGLEQRRSGELSGGQAQRVALARGLVAGPEVLFADEPTGALDSLTGEQVMDLLVTAAREQGTTVILVTHEPRVAAYADREVIVRDGRVNAPDRIAS comes from the coding sequence ATGACCATCGCGATCGAGGCGAGGAACGTCGAATTCTCCTTCGGCCAGACACCCGCGCTCCGCGGCGCCAGCATCGCCGTCGACTCGGGGGAGATCGTCGCGATCATGGGGGCGAGCGGCTCGGGTAAGTCGACGTTGCTGCACTGCCTGGCCGGCATCCTGGTGCCGCATTCCGGCGAGGTCCTGTTCGACGGGGCCCGGGTCGACTCCATGACCGAGGCCCGGCGCAGCAGCCTGCGCCGGGACCGCTTCGGGTTCGTCTTCCAGTTCGGTCAGCTCGTTCCCGAGTTGACCACCGCGGAGAACGTGGCCCTGCCGCTGCTGCTCAACGGCACCCGCAGGGCCGAGGCGCTGCGCAAGGCGTACGGCTGGTTCGAGCGGCTCGGCCTGGAAGGGCTGGAGCAGCGCCGGTCCGGCGAGCTCTCCGGAGGACAGGCCCAGCGGGTCGCCCTCGCCCGAGGTCTGGTCGCCGGGCCGGAGGTCCTCTTCGCCGACGAGCCGACCGGTGCGCTCGACTCGCTCACCGGCGAGCAGGTCATGGACCTGCTGGTCACCGCGGCTCGTGAGCAGGGCACCACGGTCATCCTGGTTACCCACGAACCACGGGTCGCCGCGTACGCCGACCGTGAGGTCATCGTGCGCGACGGCCGCGTGAACGCGCCGGACCGGATCGCGTCATGA
- a CDS encoding FtsX-like permease family protein, which produces MIRFGLRLALAGGREALTRLIIIATAVAVGAGLLLVTLAGLNAVNAQLTRYASLYPSASVDDGADPLWWSTRGDYFRGEEIVRVDVAAAGPDSPTPVGVPTTPGPGEYYVSPALTDLLAASPAAELSDRYPGRNLGTIGPAALPSPDALLVIVGHTVDEATALPNVRPVTSVGADAPALPETVVDLIVGVIAGGLLFPVLIFIGTATRLSAARREQRFAAMRLVGATPRQISVIAATEAAAAAVAGTALGFALFFAFRGQLAAIPFTGMRFFPSDMVLRPVDALVVALGVPAGAALAAWVSLRRVQISPLGVTRQVTPRPPRAYRLIPLVLGVAELAYFIGRRPETSDGQTAAFLPGLLLIMIGLILAGPWLTMVGARVMASRASRPAALIAARRLADNPKAGFRAISGIMLALFVTSVSIGVITTIVANRGPAPIGSTDGGTLSTSFAEDERAVPDSLLVELRSIPGVRSATAVHRNPDREAEPGVIACTDIPEAYGRCADGDTVAAVAQSLVPFRESASATRIWPAASVSLDDLQRLPVASIVVGTDGSAASVERARTVLSLAYPNFWVAPTVPGEFESSFADQLRGWQQLANVIIVASLGLAGCSLAVSVVGGLSERRRPFSLLRLSGAPVRVLRRVVALESAVPMLAVAVVAIGMGFVAAQLFLKAQMDYTLTAPGPEYYAIVVVGLAACLGIIASTLPLLERITGPETARSE; this is translated from the coding sequence ATGATCCGCTTTGGGCTCCGCCTCGCCCTGGCAGGCGGCCGGGAGGCACTCACCCGCCTCATCATCATCGCCACAGCCGTGGCGGTCGGCGCCGGTCTGCTGCTGGTCACCCTCGCGGGCCTCAACGCCGTGAACGCGCAGCTCACGCGGTACGCGTCGCTGTACCCGAGCGCGTCGGTGGACGACGGCGCGGATCCACTGTGGTGGTCCACACGCGGGGACTACTTCCGCGGCGAAGAAATCGTGCGGGTTGACGTCGCTGCCGCCGGGCCGGACTCACCGACCCCGGTCGGCGTCCCGACGACACCGGGGCCGGGGGAGTACTACGTCTCACCGGCGCTCACCGACCTGCTGGCGGCAAGCCCCGCCGCCGAACTCAGCGACCGCTACCCCGGGCGGAACCTCGGCACGATCGGCCCCGCCGCGTTGCCGTCACCGGACGCCCTCCTGGTCATCGTCGGCCACACCGTCGACGAGGCCACCGCCCTGCCGAATGTCCGCCCGGTCACGAGCGTCGGCGCCGACGCCCCCGCGCTGCCGGAGACGGTCGTGGACCTCATCGTCGGCGTCATCGCCGGTGGGCTGCTGTTTCCGGTGCTGATCTTCATTGGCACCGCCACCCGGCTCAGCGCTGCCCGCCGGGAGCAACGGTTCGCGGCGATGCGCCTGGTGGGCGCGACGCCCAGGCAGATCTCGGTGATCGCGGCGACCGAGGCGGCCGCCGCGGCCGTCGCCGGCACGGCCCTCGGTTTCGCGCTGTTCTTCGCGTTCCGTGGCCAACTGGCGGCGATCCCGTTCACCGGCATGCGGTTCTTCCCCAGCGACATGGTCCTGAGACCGGTGGACGCCCTGGTGGTGGCGCTCGGCGTCCCGGCCGGCGCGGCGTTGGCGGCGTGGGTCTCGCTACGGCGCGTCCAGATCTCACCGCTCGGCGTCACGCGGCAGGTCACCCCCCGTCCGCCCCGCGCCTACCGGCTGATCCCACTCGTGCTGGGGGTGGCCGAGCTGGCGTACTTCATCGGCCGCCGGCCGGAGACCTCCGACGGCCAGACCGCGGCGTTCCTGCCCGGGCTGCTGCTCATCATGATCGGCCTGATCCTCGCTGGCCCCTGGCTCACAATGGTCGGCGCCCGTGTCATGGCCAGCCGCGCCAGCCGCCCCGCGGCGCTCATCGCGGCGCGCCGCCTCGCCGACAACCCGAAGGCCGGCTTCCGGGCCATCAGCGGCATCATGCTCGCGCTCTTCGTCACGAGTGTGTCCATCGGTGTGATCACCACGATCGTCGCCAACCGTGGCCCGGCCCCGATCGGCTCGACGGATGGTGGCACCCTGTCCACCAGCTTCGCCGAGGACGAGCGCGCGGTGCCCGACTCGCTGCTTGTCGAACTGCGCTCGATTCCGGGCGTGCGGAGCGCGACGGCGGTTCACCGGAACCCGGACCGCGAGGCCGAGCCCGGCGTGATCGCGTGCACCGACATCCCCGAGGCGTACGGCCGATGCGCGGATGGCGACACGGTGGCGGCGGTGGCCCAGAGCCTCGTCCCCTTCCGCGAGTCGGCGTCCGCCACGAGGATCTGGCCCGCCGCATCCGTCTCCCTCGACGACCTCCAGCGGTTGCCGGTGGCGTCGATCGTCGTCGGCACGGACGGTTCGGCGGCCTCGGTCGAACGGGCGCGCACGGTCCTTTCACTCGCCTACCCGAACTTCTGGGTGGCCCCGACAGTTCCCGGTGAGTTCGAATCGTCCTTCGCCGACCAGTTGCGTGGTTGGCAGCAGTTGGCCAACGTCATAATCGTCGCCAGCCTCGGCCTCGCGGGTTGCAGCCTGGCGGTCAGCGTGGTCGGCGGTCTGAGCGAACGCAGGCGCCCGTTCAGCCTGCTCCGCCTCAGCGGCGCGCCGGTGCGGGTCCTGCGCCGCGTGGTCGCACTGGAAAGCGCCGTACCGATGCTCGCTGTCGCCGTGGTCGCGATCGGGATGGGCTTCGTGGCCGCCCAACTGTTCCTCAAGGCGCAGATGGACTACACGCTCACCGCGCCGGGTCCCGAGTACTACGCGATCGTGGTCGTCGGCCTGGCCGCCTGCCTCGGCATCATCGCGTCCACCCTGCCGTTGCTGGAGAGGATCACCGGCCCGGAGACGGCACGCAGCGAGTGA
- a CDS encoding DinB family protein: MSDMWVEPADDPRTYGNPKGEKATLREYLLNYRLTLDMKCAGLDAEQLARRSVPPSTMSLLGLVRHLAKVENQWFQRVLQGRTDQPRLFSRDDDRDADFNDAAADPAVVEEAFAAWKAEIAAADEWLDALDEDDLGREVPFGDDTVSVRDVLVHMIEEYARHAGHADLLRECVDGRTGQ; this comes from the coding sequence ATGAGCGACATGTGGGTGGAACCCGCCGACGATCCACGAACCTACGGCAACCCGAAGGGCGAGAAGGCGACACTGCGGGAGTACCTGCTGAACTACCGGTTGACCCTGGACATGAAATGCGCCGGCCTCGACGCCGAACAGCTCGCCCGCCGCTCTGTGCCGCCGAGCACCATGAGCCTGCTCGGCCTGGTCCGGCACCTTGCCAAGGTGGAGAACCAGTGGTTCCAGCGGGTGCTGCAGGGCAGGACCGATCAGCCGCGCCTGTTCAGCCGGGACGACGACAGGGACGCGGACTTCAACGACGCCGCCGCGGACCCCGCGGTCGTCGAGGAGGCATTCGCCGCGTGGAAGGCGGAGATCGCGGCGGCCGATGAGTGGCTCGACGCGCTCGACGAGGACGACCTCGGACGGGAGGTGCCGTTCGGCGACGACACGGTCAGCGTCCGCGACGTCCTCGTTCACATGATCGAGGAGTACGCCCGACACGCCGGCCACGCCGACCTGCTGCGCGAGTGCGTCGACGGCCGCACCGGCCAGTGA
- a CDS encoding glycosyl hydrolase, whose product MKPPAPRRRWVLAATTALTLVVGGLAISTTRPAEAAPVSAGSYTTTPVGPLPTGCGPMSSNPRQFATANAPAGAIPTNDWWSSLLWKRTDCAFSEPLHAHPLSYDTFTDGLGFSANSTPAISGTSTGVGEYHYPYVQDIRVGVAGLAAPVVKVDGWTDWTVSPHWSDGARTMRATIGHGLPFAYFQTTGGDAVISATGTADVWSNSGATVGFRVNGHDYVGYAPNGATWTVSGGRISSTLAGRGYFSIALLPPSASAAERADLAATYGRYAHAHVTGTQVSYAYNPATSGLTTTYAFTTTAREGTATQTVVSLYPHQWKSLTGSTPITPTYPSARGRMKVLTGVNQFRTAMKFQGVLPELPAVADGGGADLTTLTNHLAAARANPMDQRGGDTYWTGKGLGRAARLAEVADLVNDTATRDSALNAIRSTLTDWFTATSGKTGKVFYYDGNWGTLIGYPASYGSDQELNDHHFHYGYYIAAAATLAKFDPAWAAASRYGGMVDLLIRDANNYRRDDTRFPYLRDFDIYAGHDWASGHGSFGSGNNQESSSEGMNFANALIQWGQVTGDTAVRDAGIFLYTTQAAAIQEYWFDVSDQNFPAAFGHSTVGMVWGDGGAYATWFSGEPEMIQGINLLPVTGGHLYLGNNPAYVRTNYAELVRNNGGQPTVWQDILWQFQALGDGDAALANLRANPNYAVEEGESRAHTFHWIRNLAALGTVDTTVTANHPLSAVFSRNGARTYVASNPTATAVTVTFSNGTTLTVPAGRTATTGAYTWSGGNAAGGVPPGTPPPTTPPPTGPPPNPGSPTRYLLPGGGLGAAGGAATTTVAAANGNHDGTPTNPQVFTATGLNLAYSGGQSTFDLFVDAGTAVGNGVQVRISYDLTGNGSWERVETSRYFATDPVPGYEHYTQNAGLASATGTLGTLSNGTVRVELWSAIGNNPSTVGIGNQSVLRLPYS is encoded by the coding sequence GTGAAACCTCCCGCCCCCCGCCGCCGTTGGGTCCTGGCCGCCACCACCGCTCTGACCCTGGTCGTCGGCGGCCTCGCGATCTCCACCACCCGCCCCGCCGAGGCCGCCCCCGTCAGCGCAGGCAGCTACACCACCACCCCGGTCGGCCCGCTCCCCACCGGCTGCGGCCCGATGTCGAGCAACCCCCGGCAGTTCGCCACCGCCAACGCGCCAGCCGGTGCGATACCCACAAACGACTGGTGGTCCTCGCTGCTCTGGAAGCGCACCGACTGCGCCTTCAGCGAGCCCCTGCACGCCCACCCGCTCTCGTACGACACCTTCACCGACGGCCTCGGGTTCTCCGCCAACTCCACACCCGCCATCAGCGGCACCTCGACCGGGGTCGGCGAGTACCACTACCCGTACGTCCAGGACATCCGGGTCGGCGTGGCCGGGCTCGCCGCGCCCGTGGTCAAGGTCGACGGCTGGACCGACTGGACGGTCAGCCCGCACTGGAGCGACGGCGCCCGGACCATGCGCGCCACCATCGGCCACGGCCTGCCCTTCGCGTACTTCCAGACCACCGGTGGGGACGCGGTGATCAGCGCGACGGGCACCGCCGACGTCTGGTCCAACAGCGGCGCCACGGTCGGCTTCCGGGTCAACGGCCACGACTACGTCGGGTACGCCCCCAACGGCGCCACCTGGACCGTCAGCGGTGGCCGGATCTCCTCCACCCTGGCCGGCCGGGGCTACTTCTCCATCGCCCTGCTGCCGCCGTCGGCGTCGGCGGCCGAGCGCGCCGATCTGGCCGCCACCTACGGCCGGTACGCGCACGCCCACGTCACCGGCACCCAGGTCTCGTACGCCTACAACCCGGCAACAAGCGGGCTGACCACCACGTACGCGTTCACCACGACCGCCCGGGAGGGGACCGCCACGCAGACCGTGGTCAGCCTCTACCCGCACCAGTGGAAGTCACTGACCGGCTCCACCCCGATCACCCCGACCTACCCGTCGGCACGGGGCCGGATGAAGGTGCTCACCGGCGTCAACCAGTTCCGTACCGCCATGAAGTTCCAGGGGGTCCTGCCGGAACTGCCGGCCGTCGCCGACGGCGGCGGCGCCGACCTGACGACGCTCACCAACCACCTGGCTGCCGCCCGCGCGAACCCGATGGACCAGCGCGGCGGCGACACGTACTGGACCGGCAAGGGGCTCGGCCGGGCCGCCCGGCTCGCCGAGGTGGCCGACCTGGTCAATGACACCGCGACGCGGGACAGCGCGCTGAACGCGATCCGCAGCACGCTCACCGACTGGTTCACCGCGACCAGCGGCAAGACCGGGAAGGTCTTCTACTACGACGGCAACTGGGGCACGCTGATCGGCTACCCCGCCTCGTACGGCTCCGACCAGGAACTCAACGACCACCACTTCCACTACGGCTACTACATCGCCGCAGCGGCGACGCTTGCGAAGTTCGACCCGGCATGGGCCGCCGCGAGCCGCTACGGCGGCATGGTGGACCTGCTGATCCGCGACGCCAACAACTACCGCCGCGACGACACCCGCTTCCCATACCTGCGCGACTTCGACATCTACGCCGGCCACGACTGGGCGTCCGGGCACGGCTCGTTCGGCTCCGGCAACAACCAGGAATCATCGTCGGAGGGGATGAACTTCGCCAACGCCCTGATCCAGTGGGGGCAGGTGACCGGCGACACCGCCGTCCGCGACGCCGGCATCTTCCTCTACACCACCCAGGCCGCGGCCATCCAGGAGTACTGGTTCGACGTCAGCGACCAGAACTTCCCCGCCGCCTTCGGGCACTCGACGGTCGGCATGGTCTGGGGTGACGGCGGCGCGTACGCCACCTGGTTCAGCGGCGAGCCGGAGATGATCCAGGGCATCAACCTGCTGCCGGTCACCGGCGGACACCTCTACCTCGGCAACAACCCGGCGTACGTACGGACCAACTACGCCGAACTGGTGCGCAACAACGGTGGGCAGCCGACGGTGTGGCAGGACATCCTCTGGCAGTTCCAGGCCCTCGGTGACGGCGACGCCGCGCTGGCGAACCTCCGAGCGAACCCCAACTACGCGGTCGAGGAGGGCGAGAGTCGGGCGCACACCTTCCACTGGATCCGCAACCTCGCGGCGCTGGGCACCGTCGACACGACGGTGACCGCCAACCACCCACTGTCGGCGGTGTTCTCGCGCAACGGGGCGCGCACCTACGTGGCGTCGAACCCGACCGCGACGGCGGTCACGGTGACGTTCTCCAACGGCACGACGCTCACCGTGCCGGCCGGACGGACGGCCACCACCGGGGCGTACACCTGGAGCGGCGGCAACGCGGCCGGCGGCGTACCCCCGGGGACCCCGCCGCCCACCACGCCCCCTCCGACGGGTCCGCCCCCGAACCCGGGCTCACCGACCCGGTACCTGCTGCCCGGTGGCGGGCTCGGCGCCGCCGGCGGCGCGGCCACGACCACTGTCGCGGCGGCCAACGGAAACCACGACGGTACGCCGACCAACCCGCAGGTCTTCACGGCGACCGGCCTCAACCTCGCCTACTCCGGCGGGCAGAGCACCTTCGATCTGTTCGTGGACGCCGGCACGGCGGTCGGCAACGGTGTGCAGGTGCGGATCTCGTACGACCTGACGGGCAACGGCAGCTGGGAGCGGGTGGAAACGTCGCGCTACTTCGCCACCGATCCGGTCCCCGGCTACGAGCACTACACCCAGAACGCCGGCCTGGCCTCGGCCACCGGCACGTTGGGCACCCTCAGCAACGGCACGGTCCGGGTCGAGCTCTGGTCGGCGATCGGCAACAACCCGAGCACGGTGGGCATCGGCAACCAGTCGGTGCTCCGGCTTCCGTACTCCTGA
- a CDS encoding DUF1223 domain-containing protein: MTDASSTGANRARLPDSPPRARDVAPPNGGFAVVEMFTSQGCSSCPPAEEVLTEIERDARTRGQPVFALGFHVDYWDDLGWPDRFADAAYTARQEAYARTFGSGRLYTPQMVVNGTVEFVGSDRRRAASAIASALTSATTTPLTLSLQDHAGGTGAGRRVVLDYETERPPARAVLNVAIVERGLESDVARGENAGRRLRQDNVVRAFASLGVEAGRGQVELEAPPDLDPRQATVVGYLQNDGDKAIVAAAAVDLSAVAG; the protein is encoded by the coding sequence ATGACGGACGCATCGAGTACCGGGGCGAATCGTGCCCGCCTGCCGGATTCACCGCCCCGGGCGCGGGATGTCGCGCCGCCGAACGGAGGCTTCGCCGTCGTGGAGATGTTCACCTCCCAGGGCTGCTCGAGCTGTCCTCCCGCGGAGGAGGTGCTGACCGAGATCGAGCGTGACGCCCGGACGCGGGGACAGCCGGTCTTCGCCCTCGGGTTCCACGTCGACTACTGGGATGACCTGGGCTGGCCCGACCGGTTCGCCGACGCTGCGTACACGGCGCGGCAGGAGGCGTACGCGCGGACCTTCGGATCCGGGCGCCTGTACACCCCCCAGATGGTCGTCAACGGCACAGTCGAGTTCGTCGGCTCCGACCGTCGACGGGCGGCGAGCGCCATCGCGTCCGCCCTGACGTCGGCAACCACCACACCGCTCACGCTGTCGTTGCAGGACCACGCCGGTGGCACGGGCGCTGGACGGCGGGTGGTGCTGGACTACGAGACCGAGCGGCCTCCGGCACGCGCGGTGCTGAACGTGGCGATCGTCGAGCGCGGCCTGGAGAGCGATGTCGCCCGGGGTGAGAATGCCGGGCGGAGGCTGCGGCAGGACAACGTGGTGCGCGCCTTCGCCTCGCTGGGTGTGGAGGCCGGGCGTGGGCAGGTGGAGCTGGAGGCGCCGCCAGACCTTGATCCTCGGCAGGCCACTGTGGTCGGTTACCTGCAGAACGACGGCGACAAGGCGATCGTCGCCGCCGCCGCGGTCGACCTGTCCGCCGTCGCGGGCTGA
- a CDS encoding MFS transporter — MEDVKLLIDVTIVIVALPDMVDDLDASFGALQWVIDAYALALGALVLGAGSIADRVGHSRAYVVGLALFAVSSLLCGLAPNSGVLIAARAVQGVGAAAMFATTFALLNSTYVGRDRGSAYGIWGAVSGASAAVGPILGGLLTEGASWRWIFLVNLPVSAVAILLCGRTLTVAHTRVRGRIDVAGMASFTAAAACATYALIRANEDGWSAAAVWWLLVVAALLLAAFVAIEARTRHAMFDLALLRNRSFVAVLLAGLLLTFAAFTTLTYTSIWLQSVLGLSPLAAGLTGLPMSVTAFAVSAVLGRLLHGRRPDLVIGVGLLFVGLGSLLTAALVHGSASWPALLPGLALIGVGVGLATPILGSVSMSLVPAERGGMAAGAVNTTRQLGFAFGVAALGSVFTAQAQIILTGRGIADPASVAHAIAGGQTPGLLRSTPAAGRQLLDSAAHAAGVAGVQATFAVAGAVGVLASLLVIVLMRPGRPRAAASIERPPVAEAAGR; from the coding sequence GTGGAGGATGTCAAGCTCCTGATCGACGTGACGATCGTGATCGTCGCCCTGCCCGACATGGTCGACGACCTGGACGCGTCCTTCGGGGCGTTGCAGTGGGTGATCGACGCCTACGCCCTCGCGTTGGGCGCACTGGTGCTCGGCGCCGGCTCGATCGCCGACCGGGTGGGGCACAGCCGGGCCTACGTCGTCGGGCTCGCGCTCTTCGCGGTCTCGTCGCTGCTGTGCGGTCTCGCGCCGAACTCGGGTGTGCTGATCGCCGCCCGGGCCGTACAGGGCGTCGGCGCGGCGGCCATGTTCGCGACCACGTTCGCCCTGCTCAACAGCACCTACGTCGGACGTGACCGGGGAAGCGCGTACGGCATCTGGGGCGCCGTGTCGGGCGCCTCGGCCGCGGTGGGCCCGATCCTCGGCGGGCTGCTCACCGAGGGCGCGTCGTGGCGGTGGATCTTCCTGGTGAACCTGCCGGTCAGTGCCGTCGCCATCCTGCTGTGCGGCAGGACGCTCACCGTCGCCCACACGAGGGTCCGCGGCCGGATCGACGTCGCCGGCATGGCGAGCTTCACCGCGGCCGCGGCCTGCGCGACCTACGCCCTCATCCGGGCGAACGAGGACGGCTGGTCCGCGGCCGCCGTCTGGTGGCTGCTGGTGGTGGCCGCACTCCTGCTGGCCGCGTTCGTCGCCATCGAGGCACGCACCCGACACGCCATGTTCGACCTCGCTCTCCTGCGTAACCGCTCGTTCGTCGCTGTGCTGCTCGCCGGTCTGCTGCTGACGTTCGCGGCCTTCACCACCCTCACCTACACCTCGATCTGGCTGCAGTCCGTGCTGGGACTGAGTCCGCTCGCGGCGGGGCTGACCGGCCTGCCGATGTCCGTCACCGCGTTCGCTGTCTCGGCGGTGCTGGGCCGGCTGCTGCACGGCCGTCGACCAGACCTGGTGATCGGCGTCGGTCTGCTGTTCGTCGGCCTGGGCAGCCTGCTCACCGCGGCGCTCGTACACGGTTCGGCCAGTTGGCCGGCGCTGCTGCCGGGGCTCGCCCTGATCGGTGTCGGCGTCGGCCTCGCGACGCCCATCCTGGGATCGGTCTCGATGTCCCTGGTGCCCGCCGAGCGCGGTGGCATGGCCGCCGGGGCCGTCAACACCACTCGCCAGTTGGGTTTCGCGTTCGGCGTCGCCGCACTGGGCAGCGTTTTCACCGCCCAGGCGCAGATCATCCTGACCGGACGCGGCATTGCGGACCCGGCAAGTGTCGCGCACGCCATCGCCGGCGGTCAGACACCGGGCCTGCTGCGTTCCACGCCGGCAGCCGGGCGGCAACTTCTGGACAGCGCGGCGCACGCCGCCGGGGTCGCCGGCGTACAGGCGACCTTCGCCGTGGCCGGAGCCGTCGGCGTCCTGGCCAGTCTGCTCGTCATCGTCCTCATGCGACCAGGCCGGCCGCGCGCCGCCGCGTCGATCGAGCGCCCGCCCGTGGCGGAGGCTGCGGGACGCTGA